From one Maritimibacter sp. DP1N21-5 genomic stretch:
- a CDS encoding cytochrome c, which translates to MKARTTLATAAALGMALLTAPLMAQDADFNPEDYDIARGKEVYERIGVCVQCHGWDGNGMGRNPRSVGIAPKLREFPDDAELLHEVIACGRPFTEMPYHDRNAYSDGRCYDMTLEDFDEGEAPTRGKSIRDADIDNLVAYMLTDVIGAGDTTLEQCEAFFEPGHRNCAPLANR; encoded by the coding sequence ATGAAGGCACGAACCACTCTCGCAACCGCCGCCGCCCTTGGCATGGCCCTTCTCACAGCGCCGCTGATGGCGCAGGACGCCGACTTCAATCCCGAAGATTACGACATCGCCCGCGGCAAGGAAGTTTACGAACGGATCGGCGTCTGCGTGCAATGCCATGGCTGGGACGGAAATGGCATGGGCCGGAATCCGCGTTCGGTCGGGATCGCTCCGAAGCTGCGCGAGTTTCCCGACGATGCCGAGCTTCTGCACGAAGTCATCGCCTGCGGGCGGCCTTTTACGGAAATGCCCTATCATGACCGGAACGCCTATTCCGACGGTCGCTGCTACGACATGACGCTTGAGGATTTCGACGAAGGCGAGGCGCCGACCCGCGGCAAGTCGATCCGGGACGCCGACATCGACAACCTCGTCGCCTATATGCTCACCGACGTGATCGGCGCGGGGGACACCACGCTCGAACAATGCGAGGCCTTCTTCGAGCCAGGACACCGCAACTGCGCCCCCCTGGCCAACCGGTAA